TTGAATTCGGCAGACAGGTTGAAGTAACATCAAATGGAGGTAAAATTATCCAGAGCACTTTAAATTTTGACGCAGATAAAGGTACCACATCGCCTATGCGTACCAAAGAGGAGGCTAATGATTACCGTTATTTTCCAGACCCAGATTTACAACCGATTTCCATATCTGATGAATGGTTAGCAGAAATTAAATCGGCCATGCCAGCCTTACCAAAAGAAATTGCAAAACAATTGATTGCTGATTTTAGCATTAATAAAACGGAAGCAAATTTATTGGCAGAGGACACAGATTTATACAATTATTTTAATGAAGCTAAGCTTGAGGTTAAAAATCAAAAGAGTTTGGTTAACTGGTTGTTAGGTTCTGTTAGGGCTTTGTTAAATGAAAAAGGAATCGGTATTGCCGATTACAAAGTAAAACCTAATCAATTAGCTGCTGTTATTAACTTGGTAGATGATAAAAAGGTAAGTCAGGCTAATGCATTGCAACAACTTTTACCTGCTTTAGAGGAAAAGGATACTGATGTTGAAAGCCTAGCAGCTCAATTAAATTTACTGATTGTAGAAGACAATGATGCCTTATCTGGATTTATAGATGAGGTGTTTGCAAAATACCAACCACAAGTACAAGCATACAAATCTGGCAAAAAAGGCGTTTTAGGTTTGTTTGTTGGTGAGGTAATGAAATTAGCAAAAGGCAAAGCCGATGCCAAGAAAATAAGTGATTCAATCATAGAAAAATTAAAATAAAAGATGAAGAAATTAATATATGTATTAGCCTTGGCAACTGTTTTTACAGCTTGTAAAGACAAAACGAAATTTACTATAGATGGTAAGTTTGAAAATGTTGGTGCAGAAAAGAAAGTGTATTTATACGGAATGTCAAGTAACAGCATGGTTGTTTTAGATTCGACCAACTTATCTGAGAAAGGTGAATTTGAATTTAAAGGAGTTGCACCAGAAGCTGATTTTTATCGTGTAAACAATGGGACAAATGAATACATGTTAATTGCTAAAAATGGTGATGAAGTTATCATAAATGCAGATTTAAATAATAAAAATCACGAATATAAACTTAGTGGTTCTGATGATGCTGAAAAGATAACAGAGTTTAATACACTAAAGAATACCTATTCGGCAAAAGTGGAAACCATCAAGAGTGATTTTGAGCAAAAGGTAGCCGCCAATCCTGATAGTAGAGAAGCATTAATACAACAAATTACACCTACATACATGGCTGCATTAAAAGAATTAAATGATGCTATTATTAAATTTGCACAAGAAAATACAAAATCGCTAGTTAGCTTTTACGCCATCAGTTTAATTAATCCACAAGGTAATGAAGCTGCCATGGTTGCTTATGCTGAGAAAGTGGATGAAGATTTAAAGAAAAATACTGCTGTTAAAACATTTGTAGAAAAAGTGACTAAATTAAAAGCAGTGCAGGTTGGTCAACAGGCACCTAATTTCAGTATCAATTCTATTGATGGAAAAACTATTAACCTAACAGATTTTAAAGGAAAATATACTTTAATTGATTTTTGGGCTTCATGGTGCGGGCCATGTAGAAATGAAAACCCAAATGTGGTTAAAGCTTACAATAAGTTTAAAGATAGAAACTTCACTATTTTAGGTATTTCTTTAGATAAAGATAAAGCTGCTTGGCAACAAGCTATTAAACAAGATGGTTTAACATGGACACATGCAAGTGAATTAGCCGACTTTGAAGGAGCAAGCGTAAGGTTATATCAG
The sequence above is drawn from the Pedobacter frigiditerrae genome and encodes:
- a CDS encoding TlpA disulfide reductase family protein — its product is MKKLIYVLALATVFTACKDKTKFTIDGKFENVGAEKKVYLYGMSSNSMVVLDSTNLSEKGEFEFKGVAPEADFYRVNNGTNEYMLIAKNGDEVIINADLNNKNHEYKLSGSDDAEKITEFNTLKNTYSAKVETIKSDFEQKVAANPDSREALIQQITPTYMAALKELNDAIIKFAQENTKSLVSFYAISLINPQGNEAAMVAYAEKVDEDLKKNTAVKTFVEKVTKLKAVQVGQQAPNFSINSIDGKTINLTDFKGKYTLIDFWASWCGPCRNENPNVVKAYNKFKDRNFTILGISLDKDKAAWQQAIKQDGLTWTHASELADFEGASVRLYQVEAIPASFLIDPSGKIIARNLRGEELETFLNKTLP
- the gatB gene encoding Asp-tRNA(Asn)/Glu-tRNA(Gln) amidotransferase subunit GatB, translated to MSTKTATENVTFELVSGLEIHVQLNTQSKIFSSDSATFGAKPNEHISPVSLALPGALPKLNKEVVAKAIRIGLALNCEINQHNFFDRKNYFYADLPKGYQITQDNSPICRNGFLNVVLANGEEKRIGINRIHLEEDAGKSLHDQDAKYSYVDLNRAGVPLIEIVTEPDIRSAEEASALLTEIRQLVRHLNVSDGNMEEGSLRCDANISIREIGTTEFGTRCEVKNLNSIRNVRRAMEFEFGRQVEVTSNGGKIIQSTLNFDADKGTTSPMRTKEEANDYRYFPDPDLQPISISDEWLAEIKSAMPALPKEIAKQLIADFSINKTEANLLAEDTDLYNYFNEAKLEVKNQKSLVNWLLGSVRALLNEKGIGIADYKVKPNQLAAVINLVDDKKVSQANALQQLLPALEEKDTDVESLAAQLNLLIVEDNDALSGFIDEVFAKYQPQVQAYKSGKKGVLGLFVGEVMKLAKGKADAKKISDSIIEKLK